From the genome of Pantoea alfalfae, one region includes:
- a CDS encoding prepilin peptidase-dependent protein, which produces MKIDGFSLLEMLIAMAISAVVMLSTGRFLPLLLAENAGVLQQAQLRQELQQIMVTLEKAVRRAGYCHGECGSGALKISEHCLLLRWDENSNGKWEPVGHAESDYYGFRLRQQQLEMQRGVDQCQSAGWERLSDPAFMTVEQFGISQQGAQIRIVLQGRAGRWLETVESWVEGANL; this is translated from the coding sequence TTGAAAATCGACGGATTCAGCCTGCTGGAGATGCTAATCGCCATGGCAATCAGCGCCGTCGTGATGCTCAGTACCGGTCGTTTTCTGCCGCTGCTGCTGGCGGAGAATGCGGGCGTGCTGCAACAGGCGCAGCTGCGTCAGGAATTACAGCAGATTATGGTGACGCTGGAAAAGGCGGTGCGGCGTGCCGGTTATTGTCACGGTGAGTGCGGCAGTGGCGCACTGAAAATCAGCGAGCACTGCCTGCTGCTGCGCTGGGATGAGAACAGCAATGGTAAATGGGAACCGGTGGGTCATGCAGAGAGTGACTATTACGGCTTTCGCCTGCGCCAGCAGCAGCTTGAGATGCAACGCGGTGTTGACCAGTGTCAGTCAGCGGGCTGGGAGCGGCTCTCCGATCCCGCATTCATGACAGTGGAGCAGTTCGGCATCAGCCAACAGGGCGCTCAGATCAGGATAGTGCTGCAGGGGCGGGCCGGACGCTGGCTTGAAACGGTGGAGAGTTGGGTGGAGGGCGCGAACCTGTGA
- the recC gene encoding exodeoxyribonuclease V subunit gamma, with translation MFHVYHSNQLDVLKILAAAVIKHDPLDDPFASEMVLVQSPGMAQWLQMELAQTFGIAANIEFPLPASFIWEMFVRVLPDIPVESAFSKASMGWKLMHRLPVMLEHEEFVSLRHYLHDDGDKRKLYQLSSRVADLFDQYLVYRADWLNSWERGETIEGLGEAQRWQAALWRDLVTYTQALRQPEWHRANLYSRFIQTLEQAKTTPENLPKRVFICGISALPPVYLQALQALGRHIDIHLLFTNPCRDYWGDIQDYAFLAKLQSRQRRRHGADESRGLFRDAEQAPALFNDAGEQQLTNPLLASWGKLGRDNLYLLSQMESNDDIDAFVDVEPDNLLHCMQHDLLNLQDNAIIGLNAAELAHSDKKRCLDPDDRSIVVQVCHSAQREVEVLQDHLLAMMETDPTLKARDIIVMVADIDAYAPFIQAVFANAPPDRYLPFAISDRRASQAHPAIVAFLNLLALPDSRFVSEDVLALLDVPALAAHFSIDESGLRLLRRWVSESGVRWGLDDASVEALSLPITGQHTWRFGLQRMLLGYAMESHNGDWEGILPYDESSGLVGELAGHLAELLSRLNHWRQLLAEPRPLVAWLPLCRELLNAFFSPDAETEAALLLVEEQWQQLIEYGMDARFEEAIPVALLRDDLRSRLDQQRISQRFLAGQINFCTLMPMRSIPFQLVCLLGMNDGVYPRTLAPLGFDLMQQQSRKGDRSRRDDDRYLFLEAMISAQQQLYISYIGRAIQDNTERYPSVLVTELLDYIGQSFYLEGDGHLELDESAARVRMHLQHLHSRMPFAAENFQPAARLQSFAREWLPAAQGAGQPQPAFVQPLEAPLIDALTLEAFLRFWRHPVRAWFHQRLGVSFWLEENELPDSEPFALDNLERYQINAQLLNALVEGEDTQRLYAHHRAAGNLPYGAFGELFWQAQRDEMQEVAAEVVTQRSDGESWEVNLQLEQISLTGWLTQVQSDGLLRWRPGVLNMNDGLLLWLEHLVYCALGGTGSSRMFGRQQSRWCFLAVPQAEAIAALNEYVAGYLAGMRQPLMLLNKSGGAWLNASYDKKSQQLLTDEATQLKARNRLLTAWQGNYQVEGEGGDPYLQRLCRVLDEPQLQQITEAAQHWYLPVLAAHQDDE, from the coding sequence ATGTTTCACGTTTATCACTCAAATCAGCTTGATGTGCTGAAGATTCTGGCGGCGGCGGTGATTAAACATGACCCTCTTGATGATCCTTTCGCCTCAGAAATGGTGCTGGTGCAGAGCCCGGGAATGGCGCAATGGCTGCAGATGGAGCTGGCGCAAACCTTTGGCATTGCCGCCAATATCGAATTTCCGCTGCCTGCCAGTTTTATCTGGGAGATGTTCGTCCGCGTACTGCCCGATATCCCGGTAGAAAGTGCTTTCAGCAAGGCCAGCATGGGCTGGAAGCTGATGCACCGGCTGCCAGTGATGCTCGAACATGAAGAGTTTGTCTCTTTACGCCACTATCTCCATGACGACGGCGACAAACGAAAACTGTATCAGCTCAGTTCACGCGTGGCCGATCTGTTCGACCAGTATCTGGTTTATCGTGCCGACTGGCTCAACAGCTGGGAACGTGGCGAAACCATTGAGGGGCTGGGTGAAGCGCAGCGCTGGCAGGCCGCACTGTGGCGTGATCTGGTAACTTATACCCAGGCGCTGCGCCAGCCCGAATGGCACCGTGCCAACCTCTATTCGCGATTTATTCAGACGCTGGAGCAGGCGAAAACCACGCCAGAAAATCTGCCGAAACGGGTCTTCATCTGTGGTATCTCTGCGCTGCCGCCAGTCTATCTGCAGGCGTTGCAGGCGCTGGGACGTCACATCGACATCCATCTGCTGTTCACCAATCCCTGCCGCGACTACTGGGGCGACATTCAGGATTATGCGTTTCTGGCGAAACTGCAGAGCCGTCAGCGCCGACGTCATGGTGCCGATGAATCACGCGGACTTTTCCGGGATGCAGAACAGGCACCGGCACTGTTTAATGACGCTGGCGAACAGCAGCTCACTAACCCGCTACTTGCCTCATGGGGCAAGCTGGGGCGCGATAACCTGTATCTGCTCAGTCAGATGGAGTCAAACGACGATATTGATGCGTTTGTGGATGTAGAACCGGATAACCTGCTGCACTGCATGCAGCACGATCTTCTCAACCTGCAGGATAACGCCATCATCGGACTGAATGCGGCGGAACTGGCGCATAGCGATAAGAAGCGCTGTCTGGATCCGGATGACCGCTCTATTGTGGTACAGGTCTGCCACAGCGCTCAGCGTGAAGTCGAAGTATTGCAGGATCATCTGCTGGCGATGATGGAGACCGATCCGACGCTGAAAGCGCGTGACATTATCGTCATGGTGGCAGACATCGACGCCTACGCGCCGTTTATTCAGGCGGTGTTCGCCAACGCGCCCCCTGATCGCTACCTGCCGTTTGCGATTTCAGACCGGAGGGCCAGTCAGGCGCATCCGGCCATTGTGGCATTTCTGAATCTGCTGGCACTGCCGGACAGCCGTTTTGTCTCAGAGGATGTGCTGGCGCTGCTGGATGTCCCGGCGCTGGCTGCTCATTTCTCTATTGATGAAAGCGGCCTGCGCTTACTCCGGCGTTGGGTCAGCGAATCGGGTGTGCGCTGGGGGCTGGATGATGCCAGCGTGGAAGCGCTGTCACTCCCGATTACCGGCCAGCACACCTGGCGCTTTGGCCTGCAGCGCATGCTGCTGGGCTATGCGATGGAGAGCCACAACGGTGACTGGGAAGGGATTCTGCCTTATGACGAGTCGAGTGGTCTGGTGGGGGAACTGGCGGGACATCTGGCTGAGCTGCTTTCCCGGCTTAATCACTGGCGGCAGCTGCTGGCCGAACCCCGTCCGCTGGTCGCCTGGCTGCCACTGTGCCGGGAGTTGCTGAATGCCTTTTTCAGCCCTGATGCAGAAACCGAGGCTGCTCTGCTGCTGGTGGAAGAGCAGTGGCAGCAATTGATCGAATATGGCATGGATGCGCGCTTTGAAGAGGCGATTCCGGTGGCGCTGCTGCGCGATGATTTACGTAGCCGGCTTGATCAGCAGCGCATCAGCCAGCGTTTTCTGGCTGGACAGATTAACTTCTGCACCCTGATGCCGATGCGCTCCATTCCTTTTCAGCTGGTCTGTCTGCTTGGCATGAACGACGGCGTCTATCCCCGGACCCTGGCACCGTTAGGCTTTGACCTGATGCAGCAGCAGTCCCGCAAAGGCGACCGCAGCCGCCGCGATGATGATCGCTACCTCTTCCTGGAGGCGATGATTTCGGCACAGCAGCAGCTCTATATCAGTTATATCGGCCGCGCGATACAGGATAATACGGAACGCTACCCTTCAGTACTGGTCACAGAACTGCTGGATTACATTGGTCAGAGTTTTTATCTGGAGGGTGACGGTCATCTTGAGCTGGATGAGAGTGCCGCGCGGGTGCGGATGCACCTGCAGCACCTGCACAGCCGGATGCCATTTGCCGCGGAAAACTTCCAGCCGGCTGCCAGACTCCAGAGCTTCGCCCGTGAGTGGCTGCCTGCCGCGCAGGGAGCAGGGCAGCCGCAACCCGCTTTTGTTCAGCCGCTGGAAGCGCCGCTAATTGACGCGCTCACGCTGGAGGCGTTCCTGCGCTTCTGGCGACATCCGGTCCGCGCCTGGTTCCACCAGCGGCTCGGCGTGAGTTTCTGGCTGGAGGAGAACGAACTGCCCGACAGCGAGCCATTTGCCCTGGACAATCTGGAGCGTTACCAGATCAATGCGCAACTGCTGAATGCCCTGGTCGAAGGCGAGGATACTCAGCGACTTTATGCGCACCATCGTGCGGCCGGTAATCTGCCTTATGGCGCTTTCGGTGAGCTGTTCTGGCAGGCGCAGCGCGATGAGATGCAGGAAGTAGCGGCAGAAGTGGTCACCCAACGCAGCGACGGCGAGAGCTGGGAAGTGAATCTGCAACTGGAGCAGATCAGCTTAACCGGCTGGCTGACGCAGGTACAGAGTGATGGATTGCTGCGCTGGCGGCCTGGCGTGCTCAACATGAACGACGGACTGTTACTCTGGCTGGAGCATCTGGTCTACTGCGCACTGGGCGGCACCGGCAGCAGCCGGATGTTTGGCCGGCAGCAGAGCCGCTGGTGTTTCCTCGCCGTACCGCAGGCTGAGGCGATCGCTGCGCTGAATGAATATGTCGCAGGCTATCTCGCGGGTATGCGCCAGCCGCTGATGTTGCTTAACAAGAGTGGCGGCGCGTGGCTGAACGCCAGCTATGACAAAAAAAGCCAGCAGTTGCTGACCGATGAAGCGACGCAGCTCAAAGCGCGTAATCGACTGCTGACCGCCTGGCAGGGTAACTATCAGGTGGAGGGCGAGGGCGGCGATCCCTATCTGCAGCGTCTTTGCCGTGTGCTGGATGAGCCACAACTACAGCAGATAACTGAGGCGGCACAGCACTGGTATTTACCAGTGCTGGCTGCACATCAGGATGATGAATAG
- the rppH gene encoding RNA pyrophosphohydrolase: MIDDDGYRPNVGIVICNRQGQVLWARRFGQHSWQFPQGGINPGETAEQAMYRELFEEVGLHRKDVRILASTRNWLRYKLPKRLVRWDTKPVCIGQKQKWFLLQLMCNDADINVQHSSTPEFDGWRWVSFWYPVRQVVSFKRDVYRRVMKEFAGVVMSMQESAGQRNNPAHRRKRG; this comes from the coding sequence GTGATCGATGATGATGGCTACCGCCCGAATGTTGGTATCGTAATCTGTAACCGGCAGGGACAAGTATTATGGGCCAGGCGCTTTGGACAGCACTCCTGGCAATTTCCTCAGGGAGGCATCAATCCCGGTGAAACCGCAGAACAGGCGATGTATCGCGAACTGTTCGAAGAGGTCGGATTACACCGGAAAGATGTTCGAATACTTGCCTCTACCCGTAACTGGTTACGTTACAAGTTGCCAAAACGTTTGGTGCGTTGGGACACAAAGCCGGTATGTATCGGCCAGAAACAAAAGTGGTTTCTTCTGCAGTTAATGTGTAATGACGCGGATATCAATGTGCAGCACAGCAGCACGCCGGAATTTGACGGCTGGCGCTGGGTCAGTTTCTGGTATCCGGTGCGTCAGGTTGTCTCCTTTAAGCGCGACGTCTATCGTCGGGTAATGAAGGAATTCGCTGGCGTGGTGATGTCTATGCAGGAGAGTGCGGGGCAGCGAAATAATCCTGCCCATCGACGTAAGAGAGGTTAG
- a CDS encoding DUF2509 family protein, whose amino-acid sequence MRQRGSSALGMVLMIMVIGSFTLHASRKMSEQGMRLLADEQQFIQDFWRAQSALQWGLSLSWPATESALCQQDDRQGWRSCLQRGEKDEGLLKGEASGSGMAVWHWVRLRGNQISALPHGWIDYCPLTSPATCQ is encoded by the coding sequence GTGAGGCAGCGGGGCAGCAGTGCGCTGGGCATGGTGTTAATGATTATGGTGATCGGCAGTTTTACGCTACATGCCAGCCGAAAGATGTCTGAGCAGGGAATGCGACTGCTGGCGGATGAGCAGCAGTTTATTCAGGATTTCTGGCGGGCACAGTCGGCGCTGCAGTGGGGTCTTTCCCTGAGCTGGCCAGCGACGGAGTCAGCCCTGTGTCAGCAGGATGATCGCCAGGGCTGGCGCAGCTGTTTACAGCGAGGTGAAAAGGATGAAGGTCTGCTTAAAGGTGAGGCCAGCGGCAGTGGCATGGCGGTCTGGCATTGGGTACGTTTACGGGGCAATCAGATTAGCGCGCTGCCGCACGGCTGGATTGACTATTGCCCGCTCACGTCCCCGGCAACCTGCCAGTAA
- the thyA gene encoding thymidylate synthase translates to MKQYLDLMQHVLQEGTPKSDRTGTGTLSIFGHQMRFNLQDGFPLVTTKKCHIRSIIHELLWFLKGDTNIGYLKENNVSIWDEWADENGDLGPVYGKQWRSWGTSSGQEIDQLSQVMEQLKRDPDSRRIIVSAWNVGELSEMALAPCHAFFQFYVADGKLSCQLYQRSCDIFLGLPFNIASYALLVHMVAQQCDLQVGDFVWTGGDTHLYSNHLEQARLQLTREPRPLPKLKIKRKPASLFDYQFDDFEIEGYDPHPAIKAPVAI, encoded by the coding sequence ATGAAACAGTATCTGGATTTAATGCAACATGTGCTGCAGGAAGGCACACCAAAATCTGACCGTACCGGCACCGGTACGCTTTCAATTTTTGGTCACCAGATGCGTTTCAATCTGCAGGATGGTTTTCCGCTGGTCACCACCAAGAAATGCCATATCCGCTCCATTATTCATGAGCTGCTGTGGTTCCTGAAAGGTGACACCAACATCGGTTATCTTAAGGAAAACAACGTCTCCATCTGGGACGAGTGGGCAGATGAGAATGGCGACCTTGGCCCGGTGTATGGCAAACAGTGGCGCAGCTGGGGAACGTCCAGCGGTCAGGAAATTGACCAGTTAAGCCAGGTGATGGAGCAGCTGAAGCGCGATCCTGACTCACGCCGGATTATTGTTTCTGCCTGGAACGTCGGCGAACTCAGCGAGATGGCGCTGGCCCCCTGCCACGCGTTCTTCCAGTTCTACGTAGCGGACGGCAAGCTCTCCTGCCAGCTTTATCAGCGCTCGTGCGACATCTTCCTGGGCCTGCCGTTTAACATCGCCAGCTATGCGCTGCTGGTGCATATGGTGGCGCAGCAGTGCGATCTGCAGGTAGGCGACTTCGTCTGGACCGGCGGTGACACGCATCTCTACAGCAATCATCTGGAGCAGGCGCGCCTGCAGCTGACCCGCGAGCCGCGTCCGCTGCCAAAGCTTAAGATCAAACGCAAACCAGCGTCACTGTTTGACTATCAGTTCGACGATTTCGAGATTGAAGGCTACGATCCGCATCCCGCGATCAAAGCGCCTGTCGCCATCTGA
- a CDS encoding prepilin-type N-terminal cleavage/methylation domain-containing protein, with the protein MKTAHLRGFTLPELLLVMVITGMLSVAALHGWQRWQQRQQLRDSAQQLQGFLLRLRAQANRQNSDLVLWSQPGNPWCIGAGSRPITGCDQGKRLHFIVPHAGVTLYDIRGEPGFYGRRNVAKAGSIELGNSAGRMRLIISARARIRLCITDEETCR; encoded by the coding sequence ATGAAAACAGCACACTTACGCGGTTTTACCCTGCCAGAACTGCTGCTGGTGATGGTGATTACCGGCATGCTGAGCGTTGCTGCGCTGCACGGCTGGCAGCGCTGGCAACAGCGGCAGCAACTGCGCGACAGCGCTCAGCAATTGCAGGGATTCCTGCTACGACTGCGCGCCCAGGCCAACCGGCAAAATAGCGACCTGGTGTTATGGTCACAGCCTGGCAATCCCTGGTGCATCGGTGCCGGCAGCCGCCCCATTACGGGGTGTGATCAAGGGAAAAGGTTGCATTTCATCGTGCCGCACGCGGGCGTTACACTCTATGACATTCGGGGCGAGCCGGGCTTCTATGGCCGCCGCAATGTCGCTAAAGCGGGCAGTATTGAGCTGGGGAACAGCGCCGGACGCATGCGGCTGATTATCTCAGCCAGAGCCCGAATTCGCCTCTGCATAACGGATGAGGAGACGTGCCGTTGA
- the ptsP gene encoding phosphoenolpyruvate--protein phosphotransferase, producing the protein MLTQLREIVEKVASAPRLNEALDILVNEICLAMDTEVCSVYLADHDRRCYYLMATRGLKKPRGRTVTLAFDEGIVGLVGRLAEPINLADAQSHPSFKYIPAVKEERYRSFLGVPIISRRQLLGVLVVQQREHRQFDESEESFLVTLATQMAALLSQSQMGQLFGQFRQTRVRAIAAAPGVAVAPGWVDETQPLLDQVSAASTLDVQRERERLSLAMSEATNEFRRFSKRFSASAQKESAAIFDLYSHLLTDARLKKDLFDEIEHGSVAEWAVKQVIEKFAEQFASLTDNYLRERAGDLRVLGQRLLFHLDDTLVGTNAWPERFVLVADELTATSLAELPQERLAGVVVRDGAANSHAAILTRAMGIPTVMGADIQPHQLNKRLLIVDGYRGELLIDPEPVLVQEYQRLISEENALSKMAEGVVDQPGELKSGERIQVMLNAGLSPEHEQALGSWVDGIGLYRTEIPFMLQNGFPSEEEQVAQYQGMLQLFHNKPVTLRTLDVGADKQLPYMPISEENPCLGWRGIRLTLDQPEIFLVQVRAMLRANAASGNLSILLPMISHIDEIDDAKQLIERAGREVEEMLGYTIPAPRIGIMIEVPSMLFMIPHLASRVDFVSVGTNDLTQYLLAVDRNNTRVANLYDSLHPAMLRALNAIAQEARLANLELCLCGEMAGDPMCVALLVGLGYHHLSMNGKNVPRVKYLLRHLDHEEVQKLSEQGMNADTATEVRHLVSAFMERRGLGGLIRGGR; encoded by the coding sequence ATGCTCACTCAGTTGCGCGAAATTGTAGAAAAAGTGGCGAGTGCGCCGCGTCTCAATGAAGCACTCGACATCCTGGTCAATGAGATCTGTCTGGCGATGGATACGGAAGTCTGTTCCGTTTACCTCGCCGACCACGATCGTCGCTGCTATTACCTGATGGCGACGCGCGGCCTCAAAAAACCGCGTGGCCGCACCGTGACGCTGGCGTTTGACGAAGGTATCGTCGGTTTAGTGGGCCGTCTGGCCGAACCGATTAACCTTGCTGACGCCCAGAGTCACCCCAGCTTCAAATATATCCCCGCAGTCAAAGAGGAGCGCTATCGCTCCTTCCTCGGCGTGCCCATTATCAGCCGTCGTCAACTTCTTGGCGTGCTGGTGGTGCAGCAGCGCGAACATCGTCAGTTTGATGAAAGCGAAGAGTCATTCCTGGTTACGCTCGCCACTCAGATGGCGGCGCTGCTGTCGCAGTCTCAGATGGGGCAGCTATTTGGTCAGTTCCGGCAGACACGGGTGCGCGCTATTGCGGCAGCGCCTGGCGTAGCGGTGGCACCCGGCTGGGTCGATGAGACGCAGCCTCTGCTCGATCAGGTTTCAGCCGCCTCAACGCTGGATGTGCAGCGTGAACGTGAGCGTCTGTCGCTTGCCATGAGCGAAGCAACCAATGAATTTCGCCGTTTCAGCAAACGTTTCAGCGCCAGCGCACAGAAAGAGAGCGCGGCCATTTTCGATCTCTACTCTCACCTGTTAACCGATGCCCGGCTGAAGAAAGATCTGTTCGACGAGATCGAGCACGGATCGGTCGCGGAGTGGGCCGTGAAACAGGTGATCGAGAAGTTTGCTGAACAGTTCGCCAGCCTGACTGACAACTATCTGCGTGAACGCGCAGGCGATCTGCGGGTGCTGGGTCAGCGTCTGCTGTTTCACCTCGATGATACCCTGGTCGGCACCAATGCCTGGCCGGAACGCTTTGTGCTGGTCGCCGATGAGCTGACCGCCACCAGCTTAGCGGAGTTGCCGCAGGAGCGGCTGGCGGGTGTGGTAGTGCGTGACGGCGCGGCTAACTCCCACGCGGCGATCCTGACCCGCGCCATGGGCATTCCGACGGTAATGGGCGCTGACATCCAGCCCCATCAGCTCAACAAACGCCTGCTGATTGTTGATGGCTATCGCGGTGAGCTACTGATCGATCCCGAGCCGGTGCTGGTGCAGGAGTATCAGCGGCTAATCAGCGAAGAGAACGCGCTGAGCAAAATGGCGGAAGGCGTGGTCGATCAGCCGGGTGAGCTGAAAAGTGGCGAACGTATTCAGGTGATGCTGAATGCCGGATTAAGCCCGGAACATGAACAGGCGCTGGGCAGCTGGGTCGATGGCATCGGCCTCTACCGCACCGAAATCCCGTTTATGCTGCAGAATGGCTTCCCGTCGGAAGAGGAGCAGGTAGCGCAGTATCAGGGCATGTTGCAGCTGTTCCACAACAAGCCGGTAACGCTGCGAACACTGGATGTGGGAGCAGACAAACAGCTGCCTTACATGCCGATCAGTGAAGAGAATCCCTGCCTGGGCTGGCGCGGCATCCGCCTGACGCTCGACCAGCCGGAAATTTTCCTGGTGCAGGTGCGCGCGATGCTGCGCGCCAATGCCGCCTCCGGCAACCTCAGTATCCTGCTGCCGATGATCAGTCATATCGACGAGATCGACGACGCAAAACAGCTGATTGAGCGCGCCGGACGCGAAGTGGAAGAGATGCTGGGCTATACGATTCCCGCGCCGCGTATTGGCATCATGATCGAAGTGCCGTCAATGCTGTTTATGATCCCGCATCTGGCGTCACGGGTCGATTTTGTCTCGGTCGGCACCAACGACCTGACGCAGTATCTGCTGGCGGTGGATCGTAACAACACCCGCGTCGCGAACCTGTACGACTCGCTGCATCCGGCGATGCTGCGCGCACTGAATGCGATCGCGCAGGAAGCCCGCCTGGCCAATCTGGAATTGTGCCTGTGTGGTGAAATGGCGGGCGATCCGATGTGCGTCGCGCTGCTGGTCGGCCTGGGGTATCACCATCTCAGCATGAACGGTAAAAACGTACCGCGCGTGAAGTATCTGTTGCGTCATCTGGATCACGAAGAGGTGCAGAAGCTCAGCGAGCAGGGGATGAATGCCGACACCGCCACCGAAGTTCGCCATCTGGTCTCGGCCTTTATGGAACGGCGCGGGCTGGGTGGATTGATTCGCGGCGGTCGCTAA
- a CDS encoding prepilin-type N-terminal cleavage/methylation domain-containing protein — translation MALSSSTLLHYHRALALGFSQQWYQREAWRVAEQGLAGHDVAGWTSTLQQQSGPSGCTLERADVKGPFQRNATLTRLRC, via the coding sequence ATGGCATTAAGCAGCAGCACGCTGTTGCACTATCATCGCGCACTGGCGCTGGGATTCAGTCAGCAGTGGTATCAGCGCGAGGCATGGCGGGTGGCTGAGCAGGGACTGGCAGGGCATGACGTTGCCGGGTGGACATCGACGCTGCAACAGCAGAGCGGCCCTTCAGGCTGCACCCTGGAGCGGGCTGACGTGAAGGGGCCTTTTCAGCGCAACGCTACGCTGACGCGCCTGCGATGTTAA
- the lgt gene encoding prolipoprotein diacylglyceryl transferase, with protein sequence MNNGYIAFPQFDPVIFSIGPVSLHWYGLMYLVGFVFAMWLAVRRANQPGSGWKKEEVENLLYAGFLGVFLGGRIGYVLFYNLPLFLENPLYLFKVWDGGMSFHGGLIGVIVVMLIFARRTKRNFFQVSDFIAPLIPFGLGAGRLGNFINGELWGRVDPGFRYAMLFPGSRSEDVALAATNPQYQELLNTYGVLPRHASQLYELALEGVVLFIILNLFIRKPRPMGSVSGLFLIGYGAFRIIVEFFRQPDAQLGLFEGGISMGQILSVPMIVAGIIMMIWAYRRRPQPQFREEK encoded by the coding sequence ATGAATAACGGCTATATTGCATTTCCGCAGTTCGATCCGGTGATCTTCTCGATCGGACCGGTTTCGCTTCACTGGTACGGTCTGATGTATCTGGTGGGCTTTGTTTTCGCCATGTGGCTGGCAGTACGCCGCGCCAATCAGCCAGGCAGCGGCTGGAAAAAAGAGGAAGTTGAGAACCTGTTGTACGCCGGTTTCCTGGGCGTCTTCCTGGGCGGGCGTATCGGCTATGTCCTGTTCTACAACTTACCGCTGTTCCTTGAAAATCCTCTCTATCTGTTCAAAGTCTGGGATGGCGGCATGTCGTTCCACGGTGGCCTGATCGGAGTGATTGTGGTGATGCTGATCTTTGCCCGCCGCACTAAACGTAATTTTTTCCAGGTTTCGGATTTCATTGCGCCGCTGATCCCGTTTGGTCTGGGTGCCGGTCGTCTTGGCAACTTCATTAACGGCGAGCTGTGGGGACGTGTCGATCCGGGCTTCCGCTACGCCATGCTATTCCCGGGTTCACGCAGCGAAGATGTTGCGCTGGCCGCCACCAATCCACAATATCAGGAACTGCTTAACACCTACGGCGTACTGCCACGTCATGCTTCGCAGCTCTATGAACTGGCGCTTGAAGGTGTGGTGCTGTTTATCATTCTGAACCTGTTTATTCGCAAGCCGCGCCCGATGGGCAGCGTCTCAGGCCTGTTCCTGATTGGCTACGGTGCCTTCCGTATAATCGTTGAGTTCTTCCGCCAGCCGGATGCCCAGCTTGGCCTGTTTGAAGGCGGAATCAGTATGGGGCAGATCCTTTCTGTGCCGATGATTGTTGCCGGTATTATTATGATGATCTGGGCGTATCGTCGTCGCCCGCAGCCACAATTTCGCGAGGAAAAATGA